Part of the Imperialibacter roseus genome, ATGCGTCATCGTTGGTCCAGCTTATCTCCACCGGATCTGGAAAAGTGAAGCCTGAACCCGACCCCGGCGTAAAGTTTCCAAAGCTGGGTACATTGATGCTGGTGGCTGACTGAGTAACATCCCGGGGACTTGATGGGACAGTGGTAGAACCTGTCACAACTTGGTCTTTGTATTGAAAAGACACATTGTATGTTGTGCCAGATTTAACTAACAAATCAGAGCTGAAGTAAATACCTTCACCAGCAGATTGAAGCTGATAGCTCGTCTGGTCATCAGAAATGGTAATGGCTAGTCCGTCAATGTCATCAGTACCCACAGTAATACTTGTATCAAGAGGCACCTGATGAGAAACTTTGAGGCTTAAAGTTGCCCCTTCCGTCAGGTAGGCTTCTACGACCAACTCATCTTTAAAAGAAGGTGTGCTATCGTCGGTGCAGGCGAAAGTGAATACGCCAAGTGCTGCTAAAAGTGTTAATTTGGCTTTCATAGTTATCGGAGCTTAAGCGTTAAGGTTAGGTTGGGGGTAATGCCCAAATAAGTCACATCTGTTTCGATAATTTCTGAATCTACTATGCTGTATTGTTTGTGCCACACATTGGTGTGGTTGTATAAGTTGAAAATAGAAAAAGATAGTCCGCCAATTTCCCGCTCCTGATCGATAGAATAGAAGGAATAGGTGGCTGCCAGGTCAAGGCGGTGATAGTTGGGAAATCGAAGCGAATTCTTGTCGGTAGTGGAAAAGTAGTCGCTGGTAGTGCCATCGAGGAGTGTAATACTATAGGCCCCTGATGGTGCTGTATAGGGTCGCCCTGTGGCGTAGATCCAGGTTGCTGAGAAACTCCACCTGTTTGCACTGTAGATAGAAACTGCTTTAAATTCGTGCGTTACATCCTGGTTAGCTGGAAAGTACTCGTCCGAGTACACTGCAAATTTGTTCCGTGTTTGTCCCAGGGTATAGCTTACCCAACCTGTAAAGTCGCCGTATTTTTTCTGCACTAAGAACTCTATACCTTTTGCATAACCGTCTCCATTGTAGAAGTTCTCTTCAAGGCTGATCTCTCTGGGGCTGGTATTGAACCTAAGTGAATATTCCGACAGGCTTTGAAGCTTTTTGTAGTAGCCTTCGACGCTGAATAGAAACCCTTTGTTTTCATAGGAGCCACCGAATATGTAGTGTTCAGCAGAGCTTACAGGGATGTTTTCGTCATTTGAAAGAATCCAAAAGTCTCTTGACCCTGAAAGTATATCTTCACGTGTGATCCGGTTGGCAAATTGGTAAAATCTGCCGGTTGAAGCTCTTACAGTAAATCCCGCTGTAAGTGAATAGGAGGCGCTCAACCTCGGCTCCAGGTAGGGTTTCCCGGTCATATCAAAATAGGAGAGTCTTGCCCCCGGCACGACTGTGAGCTTATTTTCCATCAGTTTCATTTTGTCCTGCAGGTAAAAACCTGCGACAAGCCCCCGATCGTTTTTGTCGAGGATAGTCGACGTATCGTTTTGGCTGAACGTATAGTCGATGAGCAGCTTGCTGGCAAATGCGCCAAACCCGAGGTGGTGCTCATTGGACAAGTCGTACGTGTAGTCTGTCTTTAGCGAAAAATCCCGCAAATCGTTGTTTTCGAGGGTTCCGAATCTGACAGTTTGATCCTCGCTACTATCGTCTGAAGTTGAAACTGAATTTGTTCTGTCTCTATCACTGAAATAATAAGAATAGGAAGCCAGTGTCGATCCGTATAACCTGTCGGTCCAGGTGCGATTCCATTTGAGACTAAGTCCTGTATTCCCATACTTGGTCAGGTCAGTGTTCGAAACTGAAAAGTCTCTTCCGCCGCCCTGGCCGCTACCGCCACCAAAACTTGGCAAGCTGCTATTATCGAGGTCGAAGCCATTGTCAAGTTTGTCGGTGCCATTAAATACACTGAATGAGATATTATCCTTAGGCGTTAGTTTGTACGTTATTTTGGAGTTAATGTCGTAGAAGAAAGAGGAAGCTTTGGTCTGAAAATTGGCAAAGCCTTGGCCACCACCCGGCCCGCTAAAGCCGCCGCCAGTTTGGGTATTGTTCGTAGTGCTGTTGTCGTTGAATTTATCAAAGATCTTATTGTAAATAGGTCCCTTGTATGACCTTCGGGCTGCAAGGAGAAAAGTAGTTTTACCTCCAATAGGCCCCTCTACAAAGCCATTAAATCCAAGAAAGCTTATTTCGGCACCTGCATTAAAGGCTTTGTCATTGCCATCTTTTCCGGTAATTTCTGTCACGCTCGACAGCCTGCCTCCAAACCTGCTTTCAAAGCCGCCTTTGTAAAGCTGGATATCTTTTAATGCGTTGGAGTTAAAGGCAGAGAAAAAGCCATAAAGGTGATCAACCTGATACACAGTGAATCCATCGTAAAGAACCAGGTTTTGATCAGGGGTACCGCCCCTGACGTACATCCGGATGATGACTCATTACTAGCCGATATTCCCGGCATTAGCTGCAGAGCTCGCATCATGTCCTTTTCGCCCACATTGGGCAATTTACTCATTTGTTTGGGCGACATTTTTAAGAGACTCAAACCTTCCGCAGCATCAATTTGCATGAGGTCTTCCCTCTCACTTTGTACCACTACTTCCTGCAACTCCGTTGAGGCTGGCTCCACCTCAATGATGAGCCCCGATTTGGGTAAACTGGGGTTGAGCCTTATCGACGTGGTGTTATAGCCGATGTACCGCACTTCAAGCAACACCGTATCAGAAGGGACGCCCACTAAAGAGAAGAAGCCATTGGCGTTGCTTTGAGTGCCCAAAACTGACTCTTTAACTGCGATTGTGGCATAGGGCAGGTTTTCGCCACTATAAATGTCCTTTATGTAGCCTGATAGTGTAAAATTGAACGACTCAGGCGGCTCGGTCGCAGTCAGGTCGTTTGACGATGAAACCTTGATTGCAGAGGTATCAGCTTTTCTGTCGTAAATGTGGATTACTTGCTCCTGATCAATGACATATTTAAGCTTATATTCTTTGCACATTCCTGCGAGAAATGCCTCCAAAGAGGTGTTCATTCCACGAAAGGTGTACCAAATTGAGTTG contains:
- a CDS encoding DUF4249 family protein, whose protein sequence is MKAKLTLLAALGVFTFACTDDSTPSFKDELVVEAYLTEGATLSLKVSHQVPLDTSITVGTDDIDGLAITISDDQTSYQLQSAGEGIYFSSDLLVKSGTTYNVSFQYKDQVVTGSTTVPSSPRDVTQSATSINVPSFGNFTPGSGSGFTFPDPVEISWTNDDASYYLVVVENIDDNPTAINDFGGEEPPSRVFRNEPIQSDAYQINSQQFQYTGRHNIIIFHLNPEYAALYENNSTSSQNLNAPQTNLINAKGVFTATSPDTLQITVTSN
- a CDS encoding TonB-dependent receptor plug domain-containing protein; this translates as MYVRGGTPDQNLVLYDGFTVYQVDHLYGFFSAFNSNALKDIQLYKGGFESRFGGRLSSVTEITGKDGNDKAFNAGAEISFLGFNGFVEGPIGGKTTFLLAARRSYKGPIYNKIFDKFNDNSTTNNTQTGGGFSGPGGGQGFANFQTKASSFFYDINSKITYKLTPKDNISFSVFNGTDKLDNGFDLDNSSLPSFGGGSGQGGGRDFSVSNTDLTKYGNTGLSLKWNRTWTDRLYGSTLASYSYYFSDRDRTNSVSTSDDSSEDQTVRFGTLENNDLRDFSLKTDYTYDLSNEHHLGFGAFASKLLIDYTFSQNDTSTILDKNDRGLVAGFYLQDKMKLMENKLTVVPGARLSYFDMTGKPYLEPRLSASYSLTAGFTVRASTGRFYQFANRITREDILSGSRDFWILSNDENIPVSSAEHYIFGGSYENKGFLFSVEGYYKKLQSLSEYSLRFNTSPREISLEENFYNGDGYAKGIEFLVQKKYGDFTGWVSYTLGQTRNKFAVYSDEYFPANQDVTHEFKAVSIYSANRWSFSATWIYATGRPYTAPSGAYSITLLDGTTSDYFSTTDKNSLRFPNYHRLDLAATYSFYSIDQEREIGGLSFSIFNLYNHTNVWHKQYSIVDSEIIETDVTYLGITPNLTLTLKLR
- a CDS encoding carboxypeptidase-like regulatory domain-containing protein; translation: MRKALLICVLASIYSLASAQRPLSDLKLSNKLYTGKVEQVLKEMSTELKVDIVNHAEETNSIWYTFRGMNTSLEAFLAGMCKEYKLKYVIDQEQVIHIYDRKADTSAIKVSSSNDLTATEPPESFNFTLSGYIKDIYSGENLPYATIAVKESVLGTQSNANGFFSLVGVPSDTVLLEVRYIGYNTTSIRLNPSLPKSGLIIEVEPASTELQEVVVQSEREDLMQIDAAEGLSLLKMSPKQMSKLPNVGEKDMMRALQLMPGISASNESSSGCTSGAVPLIKTWFFTMDSLCIRLITFMAFSLPLTPTH